The following proteins are co-located in the Fusarium verticillioides 7600 chromosome 7, whole genome shotgun sequence genome:
- a CDS encoding alpha-1,2-mannosyltransferase gives MDFSLSSFGPHEAVILLSIITSLALLGYKLNDIVQSRKSFRYKSKLPPVSSNYQPSDYKTPIPEPYPNWSIEKTKPLPYRAFRYGPNYQVTMGLRTCPVEEWIELDNHYPKYHADKAARIKERGTKCVDTHPDAYPAAIELLQELADYLPARYPSLFERTAVGIKNKWSGEDFNIVERPLAEDPMAICSRLIQDDLAIMIERPDGQYYLLAGAILLAGFWRLSDKYGMSLSDIHTSGDVPHFKEKLETGMCKFFKRLRPETVYNRNNYFIQVDESLAWSWSIGNEDAPSVSWSTAEKDRAVEHHMFRSERQSLRRLPKTGGVVFTIRTYFHPVTEIAQEDYVPGRLASAVRSWDDKVANYKGKQKYGEVLLEYLDREHEKQLARGLNVEKEGEIRKYPW, from the coding sequence ATGGACTTTTCATTATCATCCTTCGGCCCTCACGAGGCCGTCATActcctcagcatcataaccagcctcgcccttctcggCTACAAACTCAACGACATCGTCCAAAGCCGCAAAAGCTTTCGCTACAAAAGCAAACTCCCTCCCGTATCATCAAACTACCAACCCAGCGACTACAAAACTCCCATCCCAGAACCCTACCCCAACTGGTCTATCGAAAAGACAAAGCCCCTCCCCTACAGAGCATTCCGCTATGGTCCCAACTACCAAGTCACCATGGGTCTGCGCACATGTCCCGTAGAGGAGTGGATTGAGCTGGATAACCACTATCCGAAATATCACGCTGATAAAGCTGCGAGGATCAAGGAGAGAGGAACCAAGTGTGTTGATACGCACCCTGATGCGTATCCTGCTGCTATTGAGCTTCTGCAGGAGTTGGCTGATTATCTACCTGCGAGATATCCCAGTCTTTTTGAACGGACGGCTGTTGGGATCAAGAACAAATGGTCTGGCGAAGACTTTAACATCGTTGAGCGTCCACTGGCTGAAGATCCCATGGCTATCTGTTCACGTCTCATCCAAGATGATCTCGCAATCATGATCGAACGTCCCGATGGCCAATACTATCTACTCGCTGGTGCAATCCTCCTCGCTGGCTTCTGGCGTCTCTCAGACAAATACGGCATGTCCCTCTCCGACATCCACACATCAGGCGACGTTCCCCATTTCAAGGAAAAGCTCGAGACGGGAATGtgcaagttcttcaagcgcCTCCGCCCAGAAACAGTGTACAACCGTAACAACTACTTTATCCAAGTTGACGAGAGTCTAGCCTGGAGCTGGAGTATCGGCAACGAAGACGCGCCCTCTGTGAGCTGGAGCACCGCTGAGAAGGATAGAGCTGTTGAGCACCACATGTTTCGGTCTGAGCGACAGTCCTTGAGGCGGTTGCCAAAGACTGGTGGTGTGGTGTTTACTATCCGTACGTATTTTCACCCTGTGACGGAGATTGCGCAGGAGGATTACGTTCCGGGGAGATTGGCGAGTGCGGTTAGGAGTTGGGATGACAAGGTTGCGAATTATAAGGGGAAGCAGAAGTATGGTGAGGTACTGTTAGAGTATCTTGATAGAGAGCATGAGAAGCAGTTGGCGAGGGGGTTgaatgttgagaaggagggggAGATTAGGAAATACCCTTGGTAG
- a CDS encoding 3-ketoacyl-CoA reductase yields MDAITNFLHNVPQPLQWGLAGIGALFLGSKILSYLQLVLSAFVLGGTNLRKYGKPGTWAVITGASDGLGKEYALQLAAKGFNLVLVSRTLSKLESLSAEIQQKYPGKGLQVKVLDMDFSQNNDADYERLSELISGLDIGILINNVGQSHSIPVSFLETTKEELQNIVTINCIGTLRVTQVVAPILKQRKRGLILTMGSFGGWTPTPLLATYSGSKAFLQQWSNALSAELADHNVDVYLVLSHLVTTAMSKVRRPSLLVPNARNFVKATLGKIGLGGYQTAPNTYTPWWSHAFMLWFIENIPGANGPITIFFNKRMHEDIRRRALRKAARDAKKQ; encoded by the exons ATGGACGCCATCACAAACTTCCTCCATAACGTACCGCAGCCTCTTCAGTGGGGTCTTGCTGGTATTGGTGCTCTCTTCTTGGGATCCAAGATTCTGAGCTATCTTCAGCTTGTCCTCAGCGCTTTCGTGCTCGGAGGCACCAAC CTTCGCAAGTATGGAAAGCCTGGTACCTGGGCCGTCATCACCGGTGCCTCTGATGGCCTCGGCAAAGAATATGCTCTGCAGCTCGCCGCCAAGGGCTTCAACCTCGTCCTCGTTTCCCGAACCCTCTCCAAGCTCGAGAGCCTCTCCGCTGAGATTCAACAGAAGTACCCTGGAAAGGGTCTGCAAGTCAAGGTCCTTGACATGGACTTCTCCCAGAACAACGATGCCGACTACGAGCGTTTGAGCGAGCTTATTTCTGGTCTTGATATTGgtattctcatcaacaacgttGGCCAGAGTCACAGCATCCCCGTTTCTTTCCTCGAGaccaccaaggaggagcttcagAACATTGTCACCATCAACTGCATTGGCACTCTCCGAGTTACCCAGGTCGTCGCTCCTATTCTGAAGCAGCGAAAGCGCGGTCTTATCCTCACCATGGGATCTTTCGGTGGCTGGACTCCTACTCCTCTCTTGGCGACATACTCTGGTAGCAAGGCTTTTCTTCAGCAGTGGAGCAATGCTCTCTCCGCTGAGCTTGCTGACCACAATGTTGATGTCTACCTTGTCCTGAGCCACCTTGTCACCACCGCCATGAGCAAGGTCCGCCGCCCTAGCCTTCTTGTCCCTAACGCTCGCAACTTTGTCAAGGCTACTCTTGGCAAGATTGGACTCGGTGGTTACCAGACTGCTCCTAACACCTACACCCCTTGGTGGAGCCATGCTTTCATGCTGTGGTTCATTGAGAACATTCCTGGTGCCAATGGTCCTATCACTAttttcttcaacaagagGATGCACGAGGACATTCGACGCAGAGCTCTCCGCAAGGCTGCTCGCGATGCTAAGAAGCAGTAA